The stretch of DNA TAAGTCCGATGCCGACGCCACCTAGCCGCTCCTTCTGCTTGCGGCGCCAGCGTCACGGAAGCTCCAAACCCGCGTCGAATCAGTCAAACGTCGGACGCCCGCGCGTCGATACCGAAGAAGAGTCTGTGTCTTCTAGGTAAACCTTGCGGGAGAGAACGACGTGCGAACCTCGTTGCCCCGAGCTCTTACGACGCTCGCGCTAACGCTCTGCGCCGGCGCTGTGCTAGCGTCTTCGCCGGCCGAACGGCTGGTTCTTCAACTCCCGGGTCTGGACGAGAACCAGCGGCGTTCGCCGGTGATCACCGCCGTGGCGATCTCGGCGGATGGCTCGAAGATCGCGGCCGGCGGCGACGACCATCAGGTCCGCGTCTGGAACGCTGCGGACGGCGCCGAATTGCACACGCTGCAAACGCACGGCGACTGGGTGCGGTCGGCCCGCTTCGCCGGCGACGGTCGGCTCGCCACGGTTTCGGCGGATCACACGGTTTGCCTGTGGAAGTTGACGGCCGACCCGGCGGAGCCGGCGGTCCGCAAGCTGGCGGCCGGGGCGTTGCAAGCGGTCGCTTGGCGGCCCGATGGCGCCGGCTTGGCGACGGCGGGCTTTGGCGACTCGCTACGGATGTTCGACCTCACGACCGGACACGAGTCGGCGCCGGAAGAGCGGCCCTGTGCTTGCGAAGACACCCGCGCCGTGGCGTACTCGCCCGACGGCCGGTGGATCGCCGCCGCGGGCCGCAACGGGATCATCCGGATGTGGGACCTGACCGCGTCGGGAGGTCCGCGCGACCTGCCGACCGACGGCCGTCGCGTCCGCGCGCTCGTGTTCTCGCCCGATGGCGAAGTCCTCGCCGCCGGCGGCGACGGCCCCGCGGTGCGGTTGTGGCGTCGCAATGACAACGACTTCGGCGCCGGCGCCCCGGACGAACTCTTGGTGCGTCCGGGCATGATCCACTCGCTGGCGTTCCTCGACGAACAGCTGCTAGCGGTGGGCGACACGCAAAACGAAATCACGCTATGGGACGCCGACACCCGCGCCGAGCGTTATGTCCTGAAGGGCCATACGGGCACGGTGGCGGCTCTTGCCGTTAGTGCCGACGGGCGGCGGATCGTCTCAGGTTCGTTTGACACGACAGTCCGCGTCTGGGACATCGATCCGGCGAGACTCCCAGTGATGAGCACCGCGGCGAAGCCAACCGCCAAGCCGACCCGCTAGCAACGACCGTGGCCCCTCGGTTGCCTAGGCAGCCGGGCCGCGGGAGCGAAGATACAACCGCCACTCACCGAGGTTTCAAGGAGGAAACCCTGTGGGACTTTTCACGAAGTTGACTAACCGTCCGTCGCGTCACGTCACGCGCGCCCCGCGACGCACGCCGCTTCGGCGGATGAACGTCGAGCAGATGGAGGACCGCCGCATGATGGCGGCCGACGTGCTGCTCGGCGCCGTGTATCTGGAGGACGCGCTGTCGGGGAGCGACGACGCCCCCGACACGATCCGCGTCTCGTTTGTCGGCGGCGCGGCGGGGACCACGCTCGACCGCATCGTCATCGACGGCGACAAGCTCGGCGACGGCGTCACCGCGGGCGACATCTTCTTTGATATCGCCGACGGCGGCGCCGGCTCGTTCGGCAACTCGCCGTTCAGTGTCGTCAGCAGCAGCGGCTTCAGCGTGACGTCGTTTGAGGTCATCGACGGCGGCACCAAGCTGGTCATCAACCTCGATGGTTTCGAGGCGGGCGAAGAGCTGGTCTTCTCGATCGATGTCGACGAGTACGGCCAGACAATCGAGGGGCTCAACTCGAACGCCTTCGCCGAGGGCGGCGAGTTCGAAGGCTCGATCCTCACGGGTGACTTCTCGGCGCCGGGCTTTGTCGATCTGACTCTGACGGGCGTCT from Botrimarina mediterranea encodes:
- a CDS encoding WD40 repeat domain-containing protein; amino-acid sequence: MPRALTTLALTLCAGAVLASSPAERLVLQLPGLDENQRRSPVITAVAISADGSKIAAGGDDHQVRVWNAADGAELHTLQTHGDWVRSARFAGDGRLATVSADHTVCLWKLTADPAEPAVRKLAAGALQAVAWRPDGAGLATAGFGDSLRMFDLTTGHESAPEERPCACEDTRAVAYSPDGRWIAAAGRNGIIRMWDLTASGGPRDLPTDGRRVRALVFSPDGEVLAAGGDGPAVRLWRRNDNDFGAGAPDELLVRPGMIHSLAFLDEQLLAVGDTQNEITLWDADTRAERYVLKGHTGTVAALAVSADGRRIVSGSFDTTVRVWDIDPARLPVMSTAAKPTAKPTR